In the genome of Ananas comosus cultivar F153 linkage group 11, ASM154086v1, whole genome shotgun sequence, one region contains:
- the LOC109717040 gene encoding probable WRKY transcription factor 50 produces the protein MAALHAAASYMAYFPPQGQGSTSSDDPPAANPTSGFDLSDFIFFDEGSTPPTSFAQLGTGAITPQPATESAYAGQSSGRSVPASGSSTTSGIRAEVERPRTERIAFRMKSEVEIVDDGFRWRKYGKKSVKNSPNPRNYYRCSTEGCSVKKRVERDKDDPSYVITTYEGVHNHMSPGVVYYTTQDAASGRYFVAGCQIPPGSS, from the exons ATGGCGGCTTTACACGCCGCAGCGAGCTACATGGCTTATTTCCCGCCGCAGGGCCAGGGGAGCACTTCTTCCGACGACCCCCCCGCGGCCAATCCGACGTCGGGGTTCGATCTCTCCGACTTCATCTTCTTCGATGAGGGGTCGACGCCGCCGACCTCGTTCGCGCAGTTAGGGACCGGCGCGATCACTCCGCAGCCTGCGACGGAGAGCGCCTACGCAGGGCAAAGTAGTGGGAGGAGCGTACCTGCAAGTGGAAGTAGTACTACTAGTGGTATAAG GGCCGAGGTAGAGAGGCCGAGAACGGAGAGGATTGCGTTTCGAATGAAGTCGGAGGTGGAGATCGTCGATGACGGCTTCAGATGGAGGAAGTACGGGAAGAAATCCGTCAAGAACAGCCCCAACCcaag GAACTACTACCGGTGCTCGACGGAAGGTTGCTCGGTGAAGAAGAGGGTGGAGAGAGACAAAGATGATCCGAGTTACGTGATCACGACGTACGAAGGGGTTCACAACCACATGAGCCCCGGCGTGGTTTACTACACCACGCAAGACGCTGCGTCGGGGCGGTACTTCGTCGCCGGATGCCAAATCCCTCCAGGTTCATCGTGA
- the LOC109717733 gene encoding uncharacterized protein LOC109717733, producing the protein MADEKAHAEQNRQDADQNQNQNQNPPPAQPGRGGLDAFSRLPSAGLIFLGFNTAVAVYRARDNPWLVSFVVLSFLDLLLLFYCLHLHEAAPRNSPRRRHLRTAVWFLASFLTVMFSYRVAAMMPLPVAVLVWGAAALTVGLGFYWFFINTPDADNQKQQPKKLGRP; encoded by the coding sequence ATGGCAGACGAGAAAGCTCATGCTGAACAGAACCGCCAGGACGCCGACCAAAACCAAAACCAGAATCAAAATCCTCCTCCGGCGCAGCCCGGTCGGGGGGGGTTAGACGCCTTCTCCAGGCTGCCGTCGGCGGGTTTGATCTTCCTCGGCTTCAACACGGCGGTGGCGGTCTATCGGGCGAGGGACAACCCATGGCTGGTGTCCTTCGTCGTCCTCTCCTTCCTCGACCTGCTGCTCCTCTTCTACTGCCTTCACCTGCACGAAGCCGCACCGCGCAATTCCCCGCGGCGGCGCCATCTCAGAACCGCAGTGTGGTTTCTCGCCTCTTTCTTAACTGTGATGTTCTCCTACAGAGTGGCGGCAATGATGCCTCTCCCTGTTGCGGTACTCGTCTGGGGCGCCGCGGCCCTCACCGTCGGCCTCGGCTTCTACTGGTTTTTCATCAACACTCCCGACGCCGACAACCAAAAGCAGCAGCCGAAAAAGCTCGGAAGGCCGTAG